A part of Melittangium boletus DSM 14713 genomic DNA contains:
- a CDS encoding DUF6484 domain-containing protein: MDPTMSWRLPMPSPDDASTPDKVAHSVLSRPILGARVGRLVGVSLDGQPLVQFEGCPGPVPAQNFVALDMARLRGAVGEQRQVVLLFEDGDPARPLLVAMAQASDMPSLLEQLLDEAARPQDSKTPAPAEAAPATMDGAKNSVLEERLVLGAQRELVLRVGEASITLRRDGTILLRGVRVESRASGLQLIRGGKIELN, encoded by the coding sequence ATGGATCCCACCATGTCGTGGAGGTTACCCATGCCGTCGCCTGACGATGCCAGCACGCCTGACAAGGTCGCTCACTCTGTGTTGTCGCGGCCTATCCTCGGGGCGCGTGTCGGTCGGCTCGTTGGTGTGAGTCTGGATGGCCAGCCCCTGGTTCAGTTCGAGGGATGCCCCGGGCCGGTTCCGGCCCAGAACTTCGTGGCGCTCGACATGGCACGGCTCCGCGGGGCGGTGGGAGAGCAGCGACAGGTCGTGCTGCTCTTCGAGGATGGCGACCCTGCGCGGCCCCTGCTCGTCGCCATGGCGCAGGCCTCCGACATGCCCTCTCTACTGGAGCAGCTCCTGGACGAGGCGGCCCGGCCCCAGGATTCCAAGACACCCGCCCCCGCGGAAGCAGCGCCCGCTACGATGGACGGGGCGAAAAATTCCGTGTTGGAGGAACGCTTGGTGCTGGGGGCGCAGCGGGAGCTCGTCCTTCGAGTGGGCGAGGCGAGCATTACGCTGCGCAGGGATGGCACCATCCTTTTGCGAGGCGTTCGGGTGGAGAGCCGCGCCTCGGGACTCCAGCTCATCCGCGGTGGTAAAATCGAGCTGAATTAA
- a CDS encoding IS630 family transposase: MEQLACCEPAGVGLQMMHWSTRSLALVARRRGIAPTLSHSTVALILREADLQPHRTRYWKTPTLDDTFRHKAAQVLWCYEQARQLAQRNEVVVCVDEKPNIQVLHGEQPVRPMQPGLIERREFEYVRRGTVNLLVKLVVHSGRMRSWHLERNNGECLRAVLPRLLGDHRDARRIHLIWDNAPSHTAGQTHDFLRTHYPHVRVLFTPAHASWLNQAELLLRAFAERYLRRGDWASRDEFVEHLDASWPEYNRFYAHPFTWSWTRAKMHSWVDRHLS, from the coding sequence GTGGAACAGTTGGCGTGTTGTGAGCCGGCGGGCGTGGGCTTGCAGATGATGCACTGGTCCACCCGGAGCCTGGCCCTGGTGGCACGCCGACGGGGTATTGCCCCGACCCTCTCCCACTCCACGGTGGCGCTCATCCTGCGCGAGGCTGACTTGCAGCCTCACCGCACGCGTTACTGGAAGACACCCACCCTGGACGACACCTTCCGTCACAAAGCGGCCCAGGTGCTGTGGTGCTACGAGCAGGCGCGGCAGCTGGCCCAGAGGAACGAAGTGGTGGTGTGCGTGGACGAGAAGCCCAACATCCAGGTGCTGCACGGTGAGCAGCCCGTGCGGCCCATGCAACCCGGCCTCATCGAACGCCGGGAGTTCGAGTACGTGCGGCGTGGCACGGTGAACCTCCTGGTCAAGCTCGTGGTGCACTCCGGCCGCATGCGCAGCTGGCACCTGGAGAGAAACAACGGGGAGTGCTTGCGCGCCGTACTGCCGCGGCTACTTGGGGACCATCGCGACGCCAGGCGCATCCACCTCATCTGGGACAACGCCCCCAGTCACACCGCCGGGCAGACGCACGACTTCCTCCGCACTCACTACCCGCACGTCCGGGTGCTTTTCACTCCAGCCCACGCCTCCTGGCTCAACCAGGCGGAGTTGCTGCTACGCGCCTTCGCCGAGCGCTACCTGCGACGCGGGGACTGGGCCAGCCGTGACGAGTTCGTCGAGCACCTCGACGCCAGCTGGCCCGAGTACAACCGCTTCTACGCCCACCCCTTCACCTGGTCCTGGACTCGCGCCAAGATGCACTCGTGGGTGGACCGCCACCTGTCCTGA
- a CDS encoding helix-turn-helix domain-containing protein, with the protein MAYLKTLVEDGRTEQRVARRARVLLAMTDPDTVVSELADRLELERTTIWHLCRRYEAYGVDVVLDAPRSGRPRELSPPATSRGGTVGVL; encoded by the coding sequence GTGGCCTACCTCAAGACGCTGGTGGAGGACGGACGTACCGAGCAGCGCGTCGCGCGCCGAGCGCGCGTCCTGCTGGCCATGACTGACCCGGACACCGTCGTGTCGGAGTTGGCCGACAGGCTTGAGCTGGAGCGCACCACCATTTGGCACTTGTGCCGTCGCTACGAAGCGTACGGTGTCGATGTCGTGCTGGATGCGCCCCGCTCCGGCCGTCCGCGGGAGCTTTCCCCCCCTGCAACGAGTAGAGGTGGAACAGTTGGCGTGTTGTGA
- a CDS encoding imm11 family protein produces MNDDEDESFAWLDSHRKEELDGKGYLLNEGVPCKDWFPEGLIFDLSKERGSKLTDSIPNTFALLVVSARLKGLLEKETPQGTIEFLPVRLRTPRKKVLDAPYFIANVLGTVACMDVKKSDFTMGRIIKDQVQHFRRLVLQEEKIPKNAKIFRLAERSRLILIREDLGQTIVDEDCTGMIFQELEDYGSEFRERAGT; encoded by the coding sequence GTGAATGATGATGAAGACGAATCTTTTGCGTGGCTCGACTCGCATCGTAAGGAGGAACTGGATGGAAAGGGCTACCTGCTGAATGAGGGAGTTCCCTGCAAGGATTGGTTTCCAGAGGGACTCATCTTCGACCTGTCTAAAGAGCGGGGCAGCAAGCTGACGGACAGCATACCCAATACCTTCGCCCTGCTCGTGGTGTCCGCGCGGCTCAAGGGTCTCCTGGAGAAGGAAACGCCACAAGGAACCATCGAATTCCTACCGGTGCGTCTGCGCACGCCGCGCAAGAAGGTGCTGGACGCGCCCTACTTCATCGCCAACGTGCTGGGCACCGTGGCTTGCATGGATGTGAAGAAGTCCGACTTCACGATGGGCAGGATCATCAAGGATCAAGTGCAGCATTTTCGGCGCTTGGTGCTCCAGGAAGAGAAGATTCCCAAAAACGCGAAGATCTTCCGATTGGCGGAGCGCTCCCGGCTTATCCTCATCCGGGAAGATTTGGGGCAGACCATCGTGGACGAAGACTGCACCGGGATGATCTTTCAAGAGTTGGAAGACTACGGTAGCGAATTTCGCGAGCGGGCTGGCACCTGA
- a CDS encoding DUF4150 domain-containing protein: protein MPVNIGVDKMSVVTKDSGGVTTAFPDVCKTPSPAGLVPIPYPNVAQSSDTDKGTKKVSVGGNPVCVQDSNFKISTGNEAGTAGGVASSKTKGKAEFVNFSFDVKFEGKNVARALDLMFHNGKNTPPFPVMQGPVIAMGGSPGKPKCLICEKDI from the coding sequence ATGCCCGTCAATATCGGTGTCGACAAAATGTCCGTCGTGACAAAGGACAGTGGTGGTGTCACTACTGCATTCCCAGACGTGTGCAAAACCCCCAGCCCTGCCGGGCTCGTCCCCATTCCCTACCCCAACGTGGCCCAGTCCTCGGACACGGACAAGGGAACCAAGAAGGTGTCCGTGGGAGGCAACCCGGTGTGCGTGCAAGACTCGAATTTCAAAATCAGCACCGGCAACGAGGCAGGTACCGCCGGTGGCGTGGCATCCAGCAAAACGAAGGGCAAGGCCGAGTTCGTCAACTTCTCCTTCGACGTGAAGTTCGAGGGGAAGAACGTGGCGCGCGCTTTAGATTTGATGTTCCATAACGGCAAGAACACGCCCCCCTTTCCAGTCATGCAGGGCCCTGTCATCGCCATGGGCGGAAGTCCTGGAAAGCCCAAGTGCCTCATCTGCGAAAAGGACATCTAG
- a CDS encoding AHH domain-containing protein, which produces MGNCIPNTSSQRSRLTRSGSREYRTHGYKHISGNYARKLVYADLDVIQGVLQARGTDAKDKWVKKGSKLHAYRYTFTFGKNFQIGQSPYSNQGRHLLPVEAFSGKYFNENELQLLGRVEYDVNNGENIIFLPSKARDVEFHRLPYHNGSHPKYTVAVIEDMSGIRGALGKAMDKDRKHEEWNPPEDLKEQLMDLQKKYWNMLVLSGPINVSEFDVRRARFRKRLDGEPESYKKRRIEKWGLAKSKKS; this is translated from the coding sequence ATGGGAAACTGTATCCCCAACACGAGTTCTCAGAGATCACGGCTCACTCGCTCTGGATCCAGAGAATACCGGACCCATGGTTACAAGCACATCTCGGGCAATTACGCCCGGAAGCTCGTCTACGCGGATCTCGATGTCATCCAGGGCGTGCTCCAGGCCCGCGGTACAGATGCCAAAGACAAGTGGGTAAAGAAGGGCAGTAAGCTCCACGCATATCGCTACACCTTCACGTTTGGCAAAAACTTTCAAATCGGACAATCCCCATACTCAAACCAGGGGCGCCACCTGCTTCCGGTTGAGGCATTCTCCGGGAAGTACTTCAACGAAAACGAACTTCAGTTGCTTGGGAGGGTGGAATACGATGTCAATAATGGAGAGAATATTATTTTTCTTCCCTCGAAAGCGCGCGATGTGGAGTTTCACCGCCTGCCATATCACAACGGAAGTCATCCAAAGTATACCGTGGCAGTGATTGAAGACATGAGTGGCATTAGGGGGGCACTGGGCAAGGCCATGGATAAGGACAGAAAGCACGAGGAATGGAATCCGCCCGAGGATCTTAAGGAACAGTTGATGGATCTCCAAAAGAAATACTGGAATATGCTGGTTTTGTCCGGTCCCATCAATGTTAGTGAATTTGACGTTCGTCGAGCGAGGTTTAGAAAACGTCTGGATGGAGAGCCGGAAAGCTATAAGAAGCGGCGTATTGAAAAGTGGGGCCTCGCGAAAAGCAAGAAGTCCTAA
- a CDS encoding DUF2169 family type VI secretion system accessory protein, with amino-acid sequence MGHPSVENETPFAFDTMGLSDEDGRPALLLVVKATYSFGDTGLRLAEAQVPVNWHGTPWGKPGESSYKYEMESALFKPATDVALVGHAYSQQKGATETVVALQVGPLKKAVRVIGERTWFKSLGHVAATKPLPFDKLPLTWERAFGGWDRTDAAQPSFEPSNPVGTGFRASPRHFEEGLRLPNLEDPTTPLREFGERVIPVNFGFTSPDWRPRAKYAGTYDEAWNKVRKPLLPRDFDRRFFNAAAPGLVVPGYLRGNEPVIIAGASPKGRLAFQLPGQAVPTVTVELVGAKDTKPEMRLDTVILDTDAEQVLMLWRGHVVLSDGVHDVLGLRVTAEGVSRPKRNP; translated from the coding sequence ATGGGACATCCCTCTGTTGAGAATGAGACTCCTTTTGCCTTCGACACCATGGGCCTCTCGGACGAAGACGGACGTCCAGCGCTCCTGCTCGTTGTGAAGGCCACCTACTCCTTTGGTGACACCGGGTTACGGCTTGCTGAGGCGCAGGTGCCAGTGAACTGGCATGGCACGCCCTGGGGAAAGCCAGGTGAGTCCAGCTACAAATACGAAATGGAGAGTGCTCTTTTCAAGCCAGCGACGGACGTGGCCCTTGTCGGCCATGCGTACTCGCAGCAGAAGGGTGCTACCGAGACGGTGGTCGCGCTCCAGGTGGGACCGCTGAAGAAGGCCGTTCGAGTGATCGGCGAGCGCACATGGTTCAAGAGTCTGGGCCACGTGGCCGCGACGAAACCATTGCCCTTCGACAAGCTGCCCCTCACCTGGGAGCGCGCCTTTGGCGGCTGGGACCGGACGGACGCGGCACAGCCCTCCTTCGAGCCGAGCAATCCCGTGGGCACGGGCTTCCGCGCCAGTCCGCGCCACTTCGAGGAAGGACTGAGATTGCCCAACCTGGAGGACCCTACAACGCCACTGCGCGAATTCGGTGAGAGGGTGATACCTGTGAATTTTGGCTTCACCTCGCCAGACTGGCGGCCACGAGCGAAGTACGCGGGCACCTATGACGAGGCATGGAACAAGGTGCGCAAACCGCTATTGCCCAGGGACTTCGACCGGCGCTTCTTCAATGCCGCCGCGCCGGGCCTCGTCGTCCCTGGCTATCTTCGGGGCAACGAGCCTGTCATCATCGCGGGTGCCTCACCGAAGGGTCGGCTTGCATTCCAACTCCCTGGGCAGGCCGTTCCAACTGTCACTGTGGAGTTGGTGGGTGCCAAGGACACGAAGCCCGAGATGCGTCTGGACACCGTCATCCTCGATACCGACGCAGAGCAGGTTCTGATGCTGTGGCGTGGGCACGTGGTGCTGAGCGATGGTGTCCACGACGTGCTAGGACTGCGTGTCACCGCCGAGGGTGTATCTCGGCCCAAGAGAAACCCTTGA
- a CDS encoding type VI secretion system Vgr family protein, translating into MIASAALLANQAEFEFQVGSHAAGELAVVGFEANEFLSQPYSVEVTLAAPPDMEVDDKALLGQSALLTVQLGDGTARFFQGIVARISRWDAGRAPEQQRHRITVVPRLWTLRHTRRSRIFQEMTVPDIVHKVLGEAMVEHKLSLNGSYRPRNYCVQYRESDLEFVHRLLEEEGILYYFEHTEDAHLMVLSDASLTCPAMAGDARLVFRERSKMVARSEAVHAFSSQVQVQPGAVALRDFNFVQPGQDLTVTTQADEGEAALEIYDYPARYEDPGAGKVLAKVRLEELRARVEQLEGASNCRRLCTGHTFELDEHPVGALNRGYLVRSIRHVGRQPEVLTFEQAQPDEKQAYHNEFTCLPARVPFRPPQDTHRPFIAGAQTAMVVGPPGEEIHTDEHGRIKVQFHWDREGKGDDKSSCWIRVSQAWAGPGWGALYLPRIGQEVVVEFLEGDPDRPIVTGSVYNGQNPPPIELPGDKTQSTLRSSSSPGGNGYNELRIEDAAGEEQIYLHAQKDFQIVVENDKAQEVRGNETLLVKKDRSRTIEGSQSLEVKKNDDSVIGGNQSLEVVKDRSTTVTGNHTESVVGDQSIEVEGNQSVSVSLASVETVGLGKMLTVGGAYAVTVGGALNQLVGGLKSEQVGGAKVEMVGAKKSETVKGSRTLQVGGDMSEQVDKSRTLKVGKDLLLSVGGKLNHAVKDSYTLSAKELSLVAQEQFTLKVGSATLQVKKNGDVVIKGAKIELTASGDVIIKGSKISDN; encoded by the coding sequence GTGATCGCGAGTGCCGCACTTTTGGCCAACCAGGCCGAATTCGAGTTCCAGGTCGGATCACATGCGGCGGGAGAGCTCGCTGTCGTGGGCTTCGAGGCCAACGAGTTCCTTTCCCAGCCCTACTCCGTCGAGGTGACCCTGGCGGCTCCGCCAGACATGGAAGTAGATGACAAGGCCCTGCTGGGCCAGAGCGCTCTCCTGACGGTGCAGCTCGGAGACGGAACAGCACGCTTCTTCCAAGGCATCGTGGCACGCATCTCCCGGTGGGATGCTGGCCGGGCTCCCGAACAGCAGCGCCACCGTATCACGGTGGTCCCTCGTCTGTGGACGCTCCGGCATACCCGCCGCAGCCGCATCTTCCAGGAGATGACCGTTCCGGACATCGTCCACAAGGTGCTCGGCGAGGCCATGGTGGAGCATAAGCTGTCGCTCAACGGCTCCTACCGTCCCCGCAATTACTGCGTGCAGTACCGCGAGTCGGACCTGGAGTTCGTGCATCGGCTTCTCGAGGAAGAGGGCATCCTCTACTACTTCGAGCACACCGAGGACGCTCACCTGATGGTGCTCAGCGACGCATCCCTGACCTGTCCGGCGATGGCCGGAGATGCCCGCCTCGTCTTCCGTGAGCGGAGCAAGATGGTGGCGAGGAGCGAAGCCGTGCATGCATTCTCCTCGCAAGTGCAGGTGCAGCCCGGCGCGGTGGCACTGCGAGACTTCAACTTCGTGCAGCCCGGGCAGGATCTCACCGTCACCACCCAGGCCGACGAGGGTGAGGCGGCCCTCGAGATCTACGACTATCCCGCCCGATACGAGGACCCTGGCGCGGGCAAGGTGCTCGCCAAGGTGCGCCTGGAGGAACTGCGCGCGCGCGTGGAGCAACTGGAGGGAGCCAGCAACTGCCGGCGCCTGTGCACGGGCCATACCTTCGAACTGGACGAGCATCCAGTGGGAGCGCTCAACCGAGGATACCTCGTGCGCTCCATCAGGCACGTGGGCCGCCAGCCCGAGGTCCTCACCTTCGAGCAGGCGCAGCCCGACGAGAAGCAGGCCTATCACAACGAATTCACCTGTCTGCCCGCACGGGTGCCCTTCCGCCCTCCCCAGGACACCCACCGCCCCTTCATCGCGGGCGCCCAAACTGCCATGGTCGTGGGGCCCCCAGGCGAGGAGATCCACACAGATGAACACGGTCGGATCAAGGTCCAGTTCCACTGGGATCGTGAGGGCAAGGGGGATGACAAGAGTTCCTGCTGGATCCGCGTGAGCCAGGCCTGGGCTGGACCAGGCTGGGGCGCCCTCTACCTGCCGCGCATCGGTCAGGAAGTGGTGGTGGAGTTCCTCGAGGGGGATCCCGACCGCCCCATCGTCACCGGGAGCGTCTACAACGGCCAGAACCCGCCTCCCATCGAACTGCCCGGAGACAAGACCCAGAGCACACTGCGCTCCAGTTCCAGCCCAGGAGGCAACGGCTACAACGAGCTGCGCATCGAGGATGCCGCGGGCGAGGAGCAGATCTACCTTCACGCACAGAAGGACTTCCAGATCGTCGTGGAGAACGACAAGGCACAGGAGGTCCGCGGCAACGAGACGCTGCTGGTGAAGAAGGACCGCAGCCGAACCATCGAGGGTTCCCAATCCCTGGAGGTGAAGAAGAACGACGACTCCGTGATTGGCGGTAACCAGAGCTTGGAGGTGGTGAAGGATCGCTCGACAACGGTGACGGGCAATCATACCGAGTCCGTGGTGGGGGATCAGTCCATCGAGGTAGAGGGAAACCAGAGCGTGTCGGTGTCACTGGCCTCGGTGGAGACGGTGGGTCTGGGAAAAATGCTCACCGTGGGCGGGGCCTATGCCGTCACGGTGGGTGGAGCGCTCAACCAACTGGTGGGAGGTCTCAAGTCCGAGCAGGTGGGCGGCGCCAAGGTGGAGATGGTGGGGGCAAAGAAGTCCGAGACCGTCAAGGGCTCGCGGACCCTTCAGGTAGGAGGAGACATGTCAGAGCAGGTCGACAAATCCCGTACCCTCAAGGTGGGAAAGGACCTGCTGTTGAGCGTGGGAGGCAAGCTCAACCACGCCGTCAAGGATTCCTACACGCTCTCAGCCAAGGAACTGTCGCTGGTCGCCCAAGAACAGTTCACCCTCAAGGTCGGATCCGCCACCCTGCAGGTGAAGAAGAATGGAGACGTGGTCATCAAAGGCGCGAAAATTGAACTCACCGCTAGCGGGGATGTGATCATCAAGGGCTCGAAGATTTCGGATAATTAG
- a CDS encoding Imm49 family immunity protein gives MLQMVIIRENALAVIEQLEEGLRQPLMPPQREELWTRFSTYRRIAAISVLLAEADVPAFRHDLRLSAMARREMLSSSLDTEAPSWFRCAGRVEPLFDALSAGDVGLARDIARHSPRHWVADEEFEDDFRYADFLHEHLLAETKHPSPGEERAIAAFQQCSGDSGSPRLAVCAALFNRDQDAFDAALEDLLVERAAEFRNAGPALHPERFLTESHVFIEGLALLRLAEDRGLHTQPEYRMMPGLARR, from the coding sequence ATGCTCCAGATGGTCATTATTCGCGAGAACGCGCTCGCTGTGATCGAGCAGCTTGAGGAGGGTTTACGCCAACCCCTGATGCCCCCTCAGCGCGAGGAACTGTGGACCCGGTTCTCCACCTACCGCCGCATTGCCGCCATTAGCGTGCTGCTGGCGGAGGCCGATGTCCCAGCGTTCCGTCACGATTTGCGCCTGTCCGCGATGGCTCGCCGGGAGATGCTGTCCTCCAGTCTGGACACGGAGGCTCCGAGCTGGTTCCGCTGCGCCGGTCGGGTGGAGCCCCTGTTCGACGCGCTCTCCGCCGGGGATGTTGGCCTCGCCCGCGATATCGCTAGGCATTCCCCACGCCACTGGGTAGCGGACGAGGAGTTCGAGGACGACTTCCGCTACGCTGACTTCCTTCATGAGCACCTGCTCGCGGAGACGAAGCACCCTTCCCCTGGCGAGGAGCGGGCGATCGCGGCCTTCCAGCAATGCTCCGGCGACAGTGGCTCCCCTCGGCTCGCCGTGTGTGCGGCGCTCTTCAACCGGGACCAGGACGCGTTCGATGCCGCCCTGGAGGATCTGCTTGTCGAGCGCGCTGCGGAGTTCCGGAACGCGGGCCCAGCCCTCCATCCCGAGCGCTTTCTCACCGAGAGCCACGTCTTCATCGAGGGACTGGCCCTGCTCCGGCTGGCTGAGGACCGCGGTCTGCACACTCAGCCCGAATACCGGATGATGCCGGGTCTGGCCCGGCGCTGA
- a CDS encoding TIGR02270 family protein, whose translation MDAYHSTGASSAPHDASPRIDVARDFLADAAFFWAQREQGLSAPNYTLQELLEGPEQRLLACLDALVLGGPRVTRELLRPALASEELETVACASSVFLMQGGADGLDAVLTTLCADMESASQGAARALELTRRAEAVSRLLTLLDDAPTALQARVLDILTQWEVDPTRALDGLLAAGDAPLACAVLRAARRFPARLRAVSLDRALNSDEPEVRNAALETAFVLGHPSAWNICIDAVRRQGPGWGGPAALLAMGGDLYDMDLLLQALPEPALRQDALWALGLSGRVAAVGPLLEAMRDKTVAPLAAEAFCAITGLALTGDLAVPREPWTPDSPEEDEPAPLGPEAELPRPQPQRVERWWKEVQGNFLHQGRYLAGKPFGAEPLLEALTAGPMRRHAALALELAVRTQSAWRLSTSDWALRQWKALQTMRPAVRGRLSLSSFRAQPRTLAVPEALPVRNEPLFPPVLRQRPPPPGALAVTGLGLVSSLGDGVVGSCAAARVGVARPRALEGTSVMDEDSGEELPVTGHAIPHLTQGFSGVGRLVRLGLAALADLVHHTRMAAGPRTGFFLNLPSGFLLAAAERHAREAVKQEEAASGQDENSGEEEVSEAEPLLAEVLRERYSRTLLPRLLTQAALPGGVVQKALFFGDSPGFVTALRAAEHALRSGVVERCIVGGIDSLVEPELLEAMEELRLLKTPNRPVGLMPGECAAFVLVEKTDAAARRGAPVHAYIDAMASASEPVHMFSGHPHLGVALTSVLAEVLGNLEDRGRETGLVFADLDGTVQRAQDWGYAQVRLERFPLRDLPTWYPVDAWGGVGAATGALVECPTSFST comes from the coding sequence ATGGATGCATACCACAGCACCGGCGCGTCCTCCGCGCCGCATGACGCTTCCCCTCGAATAGACGTGGCGCGGGACTTCCTCGCGGATGCCGCCTTCTTCTGGGCGCAGCGCGAGCAGGGGCTGAGCGCTCCCAACTATACCCTCCAGGAACTCCTGGAAGGCCCCGAGCAACGGCTGCTCGCCTGCCTCGACGCATTGGTGCTGGGCGGACCGAGAGTCACCCGGGAGTTGCTGCGGCCCGCCCTCGCTTCGGAGGAATTGGAGACGGTGGCCTGTGCATCCTCCGTCTTTCTCATGCAGGGCGGAGCGGACGGACTCGATGCCGTGCTCACTACCCTCTGTGCCGACATGGAGTCGGCGAGCCAGGGGGCCGCACGAGCCCTGGAACTCACCCGCCGCGCGGAAGCGGTGTCTCGACTGCTCACACTCCTGGATGACGCCCCCACCGCCCTCCAAGCCCGGGTGCTCGACATCCTCACTCAGTGGGAGGTAGACCCCACCCGAGCCCTCGATGGGCTCCTCGCCGCAGGCGATGCACCGCTGGCCTGCGCGGTGCTGCGCGCCGCCCGCCGCTTCCCCGCGCGGCTGCGGGCCGTCTCACTCGATCGCGCATTGAACTCGGACGAGCCGGAGGTGCGCAACGCTGCGCTGGAGACAGCCTTCGTGCTGGGACACCCCAGCGCCTGGAACATCTGCATCGACGCCGTCCGCCGCCAGGGACCAGGATGGGGCGGGCCCGCGGCGCTGCTCGCGATGGGAGGTGACCTCTACGACATGGACCTCCTCCTCCAGGCGCTGCCAGAACCGGCGCTGCGGCAAGACGCGCTCTGGGCCTTGGGGCTAAGCGGACGCGTTGCCGCCGTGGGGCCGCTGCTTGAGGCCATGCGGGACAAGACCGTCGCGCCCTTGGCCGCGGAGGCGTTCTGCGCCATCACCGGCCTGGCCCTCACCGGTGACCTCGCGGTACCCCGCGAGCCCTGGACGCCAGATAGTCCCGAGGAAGATGAGCCCGCGCCGCTTGGACCAGAGGCCGAGCTTCCACGACCCCAGCCCCAGCGGGTGGAGCGCTGGTGGAAGGAAGTCCAGGGGAACTTCCTACACCAGGGGCGCTATCTCGCCGGGAAGCCCTTCGGGGCCGAGCCGCTGCTCGAAGCCCTCACCGCCGGACCCATGCGCAGGCATGCGGCGCTGGCGCTGGAACTGGCCGTGCGCACCCAGAGTGCCTGGCGGCTTTCCACCAGCGATTGGGCGCTGCGGCAATGGAAAGCGCTGCAGACCATGCGGCCCGCAGTGCGTGGACGGCTCTCCCTGAGTTCCTTCCGCGCGCAGCCGCGCACCCTCGCCGTTCCGGAGGCATTGCCCGTAAGGAACGAGCCACTCTTCCCGCCGGTGTTGCGCCAGCGCCCTCCACCTCCGGGCGCGCTCGCGGTGACGGGACTGGGGTTGGTGTCGTCTCTAGGAGATGGTGTGGTGGGAAGCTGCGCGGCCGCACGGGTGGGCGTGGCCCGACCGAGGGCACTGGAGGGCACTTCGGTCATGGATGAGGACTCGGGCGAGGAATTGCCGGTGACAGGACATGCCATTCCCCATCTCACCCAAGGATTCAGCGGCGTGGGGCGACTGGTGCGGCTAGGCTTGGCGGCCCTGGCGGACCTCGTCCACCACACCAGGATGGCCGCCGGACCGCGCACCGGATTCTTCCTCAACCTGCCAAGCGGCTTCCTCCTCGCCGCCGCGGAGCGCCATGCGCGCGAGGCCGTGAAGCAAGAGGAGGCTGCATCCGGGCAGGATGAGAATTCCGGGGAAGAGGAAGTCTCCGAGGCGGAGCCCCTGCTCGCGGAGGTGCTGCGGGAGCGGTACTCGCGGACATTGCTGCCGCGGCTGCTCACGCAGGCTGCCTTACCGGGTGGAGTCGTGCAGAAGGCGCTCTTTTTTGGAGACTCCCCTGGCTTCGTCACGGCCCTGCGCGCGGCGGAGCACGCATTGAGGTCTGGCGTGGTGGAGCGATGCATCGTGGGCGGCATCGACAGCCTCGTCGAGCCAGAGTTGCTGGAGGCGATGGAAGAGCTTCGGTTGTTGAAGACGCCGAACCGACCAGTGGGATTGATGCCAGGGGAGTGCGCGGCATTCGTGCTGGTGGAGAAGACGGACGCGGCGGCCCGCCGGGGCGCGCCTGTCCACGCGTACATCGACGCGATGGCTTCCGCCTCCGAGCCAGTCCACATGTTCTCCGGCCACCCCCACCTGGGGGTCGCGTTGACGTCGGTACTCGCCGAGGTGCTCGGGAACCTGGAGGACCGGGGGCGGGAGACGGGACTCGTCTTCGCGGACCTGGACGGCACGGTGCAGCGGGCTCAGGACTGGGGCTACGCCCAGGTGCGGCTGGAGAGATTCCCCTTGAGGGACTTGCCCACATGGTATCCCGTGGACGCGTGGGGTGGCGTGGGCGCGGCAACGGGCGCCCTAGTGGAGTGTCCGACAAGTTTTTCAACATAG